In the Leptospiraceae bacterium genome, one interval contains:
- a CDS encoding SCO family protein gives MKNFYITLILLLLFFGCKKTTEVELKTRPIGGDFQLQSELGAYSLTQSRGKVVLIYFGFTSCPDVCPTTLSNASQAFKNLKPNEIKNTLMLFITVDPERDTLNKLQEYSKFFHPQILALTGSVEDIRKAASLYGATFRKQELSSHLGYTMDHTTSVFVVNKEGKLVGSIPHGSSPDEFKTAIRKALN, from the coding sequence ATGAAAAATTTTTACATTACACTAATTTTGCTGTTACTCTTCTTTGGATGCAAAAAAACCACAGAAGTCGAATTAAAAACACGTCCGATCGGAGGCGATTTTCAACTGCAATCGGAATTAGGGGCTTATTCTCTCACACAATCGAGGGGAAAGGTCGTGCTGATTTATTTTGGATTCACCTCTTGTCCTGATGTCTGCCCTACCACGCTTTCCAATGCTTCTCAAGCTTTTAAAAATTTAAAACCCAACGAAATAAAAAACACCCTTATGTTATTTATCACTGTTGACCCGGAGAGGGATACTTTAAATAAATTGCAGGAGTATTCAAAATTTTTCCATCCACAAATACTTGCACTTACTGGTTCTGTAGAAGATATTCGAAAAGCAGCTTCTCTGTATGGTGCGACATTTAGGAAACAAGAGCTTTCCTCTCATTTAGGCTATACAATGGATCATACTACCAGCGTGTTTGTGGTGAACAAAGAAGGGAAGTTAGTTGGATCTATTCCTCACGGATCATCACCCGATGAGTTCAAGACCGCAATTCGAAAAGCATTAAATTAA